Proteins encoded by one window of Pseudomonas tructae:
- the sctC gene encoding type III secretion system outer membrane ring subunit SctC produces MIRFDARGLIWCCTLLLCLLHSATTQADNYRAREESLRSFFVALSEPLGKPIIVSKAAAGKRISGDFAMTSAQQVFDRVVRQMGLIWYSDGQAIYLYDSAELKSAMVSLHNTSVDTLRAFLRRSGLLDPRYPLRGDGRRTFYVSGPPIYVDLVQRSAAMVDQEPSQILLGRQQVGVIHLLNTFVGDRRYELREQTVNIAGIASVIESLLQGEKARVDLRDSPSPEQPNPSLMLSALDDNLIEQAWEGQRLAPEQMAAANIRVVAYPDTNSLLVKGLPEQVRFIENLVEALDTPKRHVELSLWIIDLQKEALEQLGVDWQGQVNIGSQFAISLNGGSSTTLDGVSFIARVSALARSDLANVVARPVILTQENVPAIFDNNRTFYAPLLGERSVDLQHVTYGTLVSVLPRFARGDEIEMSLNIEDGNEVESRSAEQATVLPTVGRTRISTVARVPQGKSLLVGGFSRDESAEQVSRVPVLGALPWIGRAFSYRQQRSANTVRVFLIQPREIGDALAFDPQSLKQELFEADQHERLRKAFMRAVSL; encoded by the coding sequence ATGATCCGCTTCGATGCTCGTGGCCTGATCTGGTGCTGCACCCTGTTGTTGTGCCTGTTGCACAGTGCAACGACTCAGGCCGATAACTACCGTGCCCGGGAAGAAAGCCTGCGCAGTTTCTTCGTGGCGCTATCGGAGCCCTTGGGCAAGCCGATCATCGTCAGCAAGGCGGCCGCTGGCAAACGCATTTCCGGCGATTTTGCCATGACCTCGGCGCAGCAGGTGTTCGACCGGGTCGTGCGGCAAATGGGCCTGATCTGGTACAGCGACGGCCAGGCAATCTATCTCTACGACAGCGCTGAATTAAAGAGCGCCATGGTCTCGTTGCACAACACCAGCGTCGATACCTTGCGTGCCTTTCTGCGTCGCTCGGGCCTGCTCGATCCGCGCTACCCGCTGCGTGGCGATGGCCGGCGCACCTTCTATGTGTCCGGGCCGCCCATCTATGTCGACCTGGTCCAGCGTTCGGCGGCCATGGTCGACCAGGAGCCTTCGCAGATCCTGTTGGGGCGTCAGCAGGTTGGGGTCATTCACCTGCTCAATACCTTTGTCGGCGACCGGCGTTATGAGTTGCGCGAGCAAACGGTCAATATTGCCGGGATCGCCAGCGTTATCGAGTCGCTGTTGCAGGGCGAAAAAGCCCGTGTCGATCTACGCGACTCCCCGAGCCCGGAGCAGCCCAACCCTTCACTCATGCTCTCGGCGCTGGACGACAACCTGATCGAACAAGCGTGGGAGGGCCAACGTTTGGCGCCGGAACAAATGGCTGCGGCGAACATCCGTGTGGTGGCCTATCCGGACACCAACAGCCTGCTGGTCAAGGGGCTTCCGGAACAGGTGCGCTTCATCGAAAACCTGGTCGAGGCCCTGGATACGCCCAAGCGCCATGTCGAGTTGTCACTGTGGATCATCGACTTGCAGAAGGAGGCGCTGGAGCAGTTGGGTGTGGATTGGCAGGGCCAGGTCAACATCGGCTCGCAGTTTGCAATTTCGCTCAACGGTGGCTCGTCCACCACCCTTGACGGTGTGTCCTTTATCGCCCGGGTATCGGCCCTGGCTCGCAGCGATCTGGCCAATGTGGTGGCGCGCCCGGTGATCCTGACCCAGGAGAACGTTCCGGCGATCTTCGACAACAACCGTACCTTTTATGCTCCGCTGCTGGGGGAGCGCAGTGTCGACCTGCAGCATGTCACCTATGGCACCCTGGTCAGTGTGCTGCCACGCTTTGCCCGTGGCGACGAAATCGAGATGTCGCTGAACATCGAGGACGGCAACGAGGTGGAGTCACGCAGTGCCGAGCAGGCCACGGTGCTGCCCACGGTCGGGCGCACCCGGATCAGTACTGTGGCCCGGGTGCCGCAGGGCAAAAGCCTGCTGGTTGGCGGGTTCAGCCGCGACGAGAGCGCCGAGCAGGTCAGCCGAGTGCCGGTGCTCGGCGCGTTGCCGTGGATCGGCCGGGCGTTCAGTTATCGCCAGCAACGGTCGGCCAACACGGTACGGGTGTTCCTGATTCAGCCGCGGGAAATCGGCGATGCACTGGCCTTCGACCCCCAGAGCCTGAAGCAGGAGCTGTTCGAAGCGGATCAGCACGAGCGTCTGCGCAAGGCGTTCATGCGCGCGGTGAGCTTGTGA
- a CDS encoding helix-turn-helix domain-containing protein produces MSELLPNLALSEHLTEGVWHVANGSRPLRWSAQGRRQCLPAGWQGLLVVNGGWQWEGEPTDFCAIGCQALVKLQVFIDEGEGVPGLTGTPGVPACLPLGTAVARCAQALERWYVQQAFHASADYECFARALRSGEEYWLVRYLLEQGRGQDSLQALAQRYGVSVSHFRRLCRQALGGATKPALRSWRVARALLEIIDEGRSLTEVAQNQGYCSSSHFSRDVRELLGVPPSRLGDIVGALR; encoded by the coding sequence GTGTCCGAGCTGCTGCCAAACCTTGCACTGTCCGAACACCTGACCGAGGGGGTCTGGCATGTGGCTAACGGCAGTCGTCCGTTACGCTGGTCTGCGCAGGGCCGGCGGCAGTGTTTGCCGGCCGGTTGGCAAGGGTTGCTGGTGGTCAACGGTGGTTGGCAGTGGGAGGGGGAGCCCACCGATTTTTGTGCTATCGGTTGTCAGGCCCTGGTCAAGTTGCAGGTGTTCATCGATGAAGGGGAGGGCGTGCCGGGGCTTACCGGTACGCCAGGCGTGCCAGCCTGCCTGCCCTTGGGCACGGCCGTTGCTCGCTGTGCTCAGGCGCTTGAGCGCTGGTATGTCCAGCAGGCATTCCACGCCAGCGCCGACTATGAATGCTTTGCCCGGGCCTTGCGCAGCGGCGAGGAGTACTGGCTGGTGCGCTACCTGCTCGAACAGGGTCGCGGCCAGGACAGCCTGCAGGCCCTGGCGCAGCGCTATGGGGTGTCGGTGTCGCATTTTCGCAGGCTTTGTCGTCAGGCGCTGGGCGGTGCCACCAAGCCAGCCCTGCGCAGTTGGCGCGTGGCACGGGCCTTGTTGGAGATCATCGACGAAGGACGTTCACTCACCGAAGTGGCGCAGAACCAGGGGTACTGCTCGTCCTCGCATTTTTCCCGGGATGTTCGTGAGCTGCTGGGCGTTCCACCCAGCCGCCTCGGCGATATTGTCGGAGCCTTGCGCTGA